The following coding sequences are from one Panicum hallii strain FIL2 chromosome 5, PHallii_v3.1, whole genome shotgun sequence window:
- the LOC112892735 gene encoding class A basic helix-loop-helix protein 9-like has translation MPTAPSWLSAMPAAPTGPAPWLAWPAPRLTPPATTPTVPRLMLPYLARPMAPPAPTCITPAASTPTPPWMARPTASTDTSHAALLCRGSGGSGASTGGSVAGPPPSQPSPLPVATCA, from the coding sequence ATGCCCACGGCTCCTTCCTGGCTGTCGGCCATGCCCGCGGCTCCTACCGGGCCGGCGCCCTGGCTCGCGTGGCCGGCGCCCAGGCTCACACCACCCGCAACCACACCCACGGTGCCCAGGCTCATGCTGCCCTACCTCGCGCGGCCCATGGCCCCGCCCGCGCCGACCTGCATCACGCCGGCGGCGTCCACGCCCACACCGCCCTGGATGGCGCGGCCGACTGCTAGCACCGACACCAGTCATGCCGCCCTGCTCTGCCGCGGAAGTGGTGGATCCGGCGCTAGCACAGGTGGATCCGTGGCGGGACCACCTCCGAGCCAGCCATCTCCGTTGCCGGTGGCAACCTGTGCCTAG
- the LOC112895853 gene encoding 60S ribosomal protein L30 encodes MVATKKTKKSTDNINNKLQLVMKSGKYTLGYKTVLRTLRNSKSKLVIIANNCPPLRKSEIEYYAMLAKVTVHHFHGNNVDLGTACGKYFRVCCLSIIDPGDSDIIKTTPGDQ; translated from the exons ATGGTGGCCACAAAGAAGACG AAGAAGTCCACGGACAACATCAACAACAAGCTGCAGCTTGTTATGAAGAGTGGCAAGTACACGCTCGGCTACAAGACCGTCCTCAGGACTCTCAGGAACTCCAAGT CGAAGCTCGTTATCATTGCTAACAACTGCCCTCCCCTTCGGAAGTCTGAAATTGAGTACTATGCTATGCTGGCTAAGGTCACTGTTCACCATTTCCATGGAA ACAATGTTGACCTGGGTACAGCCTGTGGGAAATACTTCCGTGTCTGCTGTCTCAGCATTATTGATCCAG GCGATTCTGATATCATCAAGACTACGCCGGGTGACCAGTAA
- the LOC112892736 gene encoding uncharacterized protein LOC112892736: MAKEFEELALDGHNYPTWALDIKISLASKNILSALLPPAERTEPLHDAYKYNTLYILRHHLHPDLKAEYVMEEEPNVLWLSLKDRYEQQKAVILPEANHDWTHIRLQDYKSIGDYNHAIHKICARLRFCGTEPSDADKIEKTLQTMLPSDRVLQHQYRARNYQTYSELIHDLLQAEKHDELTMKNHKQRRVGAAPMPEIHHAMKDEKKGNGFKNHSKFSDNSKKRKRNKRKGKKNTKAPRKDTTTSKDEKCKKCGCYNHPTNKCRTPRHLVALYQQALKGKAAEGQEYEAHFATPSNLKAKIGSPSMSQKEPCTSNLPLLTYTEPMDIDNIIVDYSLDDVFGDLN, translated from the coding sequence ATGGCAAAAGAGTTTGAAGAACTCGCTCTCGATGGACATAACTATCCTACTTGGGCACTGGATATCAAGATCAGCCTTGCCTCAAAGAACATTCTGAGTGCATTGCTACCTCCTGCAGAGAGGACTGAGCCACTGCATGATGCCTACAAGTACAACACATTGTACATTCTCAGGCATCACCTCCATCCTGATCTGAAAGCAGAATACGTGATGGAAGAAGAGCCAAATGTACTATGGTTATCCCTTAAAGACAGGTACGAGCAACAGAAGGCTGTAATCTTACCTGAGGCAAATCATGACTGGACTCATATTCGTCTCCAGGACTACAAGTCCATAGGTGATTACAACCATGCTATTCATAAAATTTGTGCTCGTTTGCGTTTTTGTGGCACGGAACCTTCAGATGCGGATAAGATTGAAAAGACACTCCAAACTATGCTCCCATCTGATAGGGTCTTGCAACATCAATACCGTGCTCGCAATTATCAGACTTACTCTGAACTCATACATGATCTACTTCAGGCAGAAAAGCACGATGAGCTTACGATGAAAAATCATAAGCAACGTCGAGTTGGGGCTGCCCCTATGCCTGAAATACATCATGCTATGAAAGATGAGAAGAAAGGGAATGGCTTCAAAAACCATTCCAAATTTTCTGATAATTCAAAGAAGCGCAAACGCAACAAGCGTAAGGGTAAGAAAAACACAAAGGCTCCGAGGAAAGACACTACTACTTCCAAGGATGAGAAGTGTAAGAAGTGTGGATGCTACAACCATCCCACCAACAAGTGTCGCACTCCTCGCCACTTAGTGGCTCTGTACCAGCAAGCTCTCAAAGGCAAGGCTGCAGAAGGACAGGAATACGAAGCTCACTTCGCTACTCCATCAAACTTGAAGGCTAAGATTGGAAGTCCAAGCATGAGCCAAAAGGAACCATGCACTTCCAACCTTCCACTCCTGACCTACACTGAGCCTATGGACATAGATAACATCATCGTCGACTATAGTTTGGATGACGTCTTTGGAGACCTCAACTAG